A stretch of Lathyrus oleraceus cultivar Zhongwan6 chromosome 6, CAAS_Psat_ZW6_1.0, whole genome shotgun sequence DNA encodes these proteins:
- the LOC127097526 gene encoding serine/threonine-protein kinase STY13: MQSGDGGSSTPKTELEGEALNTKMKKSGNLSGKDMIFRADKIDLKALDAELERHMSRAYSRSAEARRPREEWEVDLAKLDLRYVVANGAYGTVYKGTYDNQAVAVKVLDWGEDGVASVNEIAALRAAFRQEVTVWQKLNHSNVTKFVGASMGTSNLKIPSDAGGQNPLPSKACCVIVEFVHGGTLKQFLMKNRRKKLPFKIVVQLALDLARGLSYLHSKKIVHRDVKTDNMLLDENQKLKIADFGVARVEAVNPSEMTGETGTVGYMAPEVINGKPYNRSCDVYSFGICLWEIYCCDMPYQNLSFADASSAVANKNLRPDIPRCCPSELATIMKTCWDKHPEKRPQMQEVVRMLEALDTSKGGGMVPYDQRPSCFCFRRFRGP; the protein is encoded by the exons AATCGGGAGATGGGGGTAGTAGTACCCCTAAGACGGAATTGGAAGGTGAGGCTTTGAACACAAAGATGAAGAAGAGTGGAAATCTAAGCGGCAAAGATATGATCTTCAGAGCTGATAAAATTGATTTGAAAGCTTTGGATGCTGAGCTCGAAAGGCACATGAGCAGGGCTTATTCCAGAAGTGCCGAGGCAAGGAGGCCTAGAGAAGAGTGGGAGGTTGATTTGGCCAAATTGGATTTACGATATGTTGTTGCGAATGGAGCTTATGGCACTGTCTACAAGGGAACTTATGACAACCAAGCTGTTGCAG TGAAAGTGTTAGACTGGGGCGAGGATGGTGTTGCCAGTGTGAATGAAATTGCTGCTTTACGAGCAGCATTCCGGCAGGAGGTCACTGTTTGGCAAAAACTTAATCATTCAAATGTCACAAAA TTTGTTGGAGCTTCTATGGGCACTTCAAATCTTAAGATTCCTTCAGACGCTGGTGGTCAAAATCCCCTTCCTTCCAAGGCGTGTTGCGTTATTGTTGAGTTTGTTCATGGTGGGACATTAAAACAATTCTTGATGAAAAATAGGCGGAAGAAACTTCCATTTAAGATTGTGGTTCAGTTGGCTTTGGATCTCGCTAGAGG TCTTAGTTATCTACATTCGAAGAAAATTGTTCACCGTGATGTAAAAACTGATAATATGTTGTTGGATGAAAATCAAAAATTGAAAATAGCTGATTTCGGAGTTGCTCGGGTTGAAGCGGTAAATCCAAGTGAAATGACGGGTGAAACTGGAACCGTTGGATACATGGCGCCGGAG GTTATAAATGGTAAGCCATACAACAGAAGCTGCGATGTCTACAGCTTTGGCATTTGCTTGTGGGAAATTTATTGCTGTGACATGCCTTATCAAAACCTGAGCTTTGCTGACGCGTCGTCTGCCGTTGCTAATAAG AATTTACGACCAGATATTCCTCGATGTTGTCCAAGTGAGTTAGCAACTATAATGAAAACATGCTGGGATAAACATCCAGAAAAGCGTCCACAAATGCAAGAGGTGGTGAGAATGCTGGAAGCACTTGACACAAGCAAAGGAGGTGGAATGGTACCATATGATCAGAGACCATCTTGTTTTTGCTTTAGACGTTTTCGTGGTCCATAA